The proteins below come from a single Acanthopagrus latus isolate v.2019 chromosome 4, fAcaLat1.1, whole genome shotgun sequence genomic window:
- the LOC119018148 gene encoding homeodomain-interacting protein kinase 2-like, whose protein sequence is MLEIVEFFGKPADHLLEQSPQAKLYFTKTDKGVWRIKTPLEFFKRRRSLTRNKHGLKCLDELKAVRLEEDNKTEAVERAQCIKLLKAMLALDADKRITSREVLSHPFITKVYPNVQTLSEDFECKPPATALDDEDSSNIQPGDSTLSPEISSGGAILV, encoded by the exons ATGCTGGAAATTGTGGAATTCTTTGGCAAGCCAGCGGACCATCTTCTTGAACAGAGCCCCCAGGCAAAGCTTTACTTCACAAAAACTGACAAAGGAGTTTGGAGGATCAAG ACTCCTTTGGAATTTTTCAAACGGCGCCGTAGTCTAACCAGGAACAAACACGGGTTGAAATGTCTGGATGAACTGAAAGCA GTGCGTCTGGAGGAAGATAACAAGACTGAGGCTGTTGAGCGAGCGCAGTGCATCAAGCTCCTGAAGGCCATGCTGGCCTTAGATGCAGATAAGAGGATCACTTCCCGTGAAGTCCTCTCTCACCCATTCATCACCAAAGTCTACCcaaa tGTCCAGACTTTAAGTGAGGACTTTGAATGCAAGCCTCCTGCCACTGCCCTGGATGATGAAGACAGCAGTAACATCCAGCCAGGCGACAGCACTCTATCTCCGGAAATTAGTTCAGGAGGTGCAATCCTGGTTTGA